From Vanessa cardui chromosome 29, ilVanCard2.1, whole genome shotgun sequence, a single genomic window includes:
- the LOC124541932 gene encoding uncharacterized protein LOC124541932, translating to MRFTKKPVRLEAYYEPYWENGQWVFERELKRPENTLNVGSTQHKECDQICVKLYESYGVVCGMRLKTPDKKKGNKVYEYQEFENMCYLEYANCVSATKRLYWFPVKKGNCTEDITEFPTSATDIVSRKILWEKKLLL from the exons ATGCGATTTACTAAGAAGCCCGTTAGACTTGAAGCTTATTATGAACCATACTGGGAAAATGGCCAATGGGTTTTTGAGag AGAATTGAAGAGACCGGAAAATACTCTGAATGTGGGATCGACTCAACATAAGGAGTGCGACCAGATATGTGTGAAGTTGTATGAAAG CTATGGAGTTGTTTGTGGTATGAGACTTAAAACGCCAGACAAAAAAAAGGGGAATAAGGTGTATGAATATCAGGAATTTGAAAATATGTGTTACCTGGAATACGCCAATTGTGTGTCCGCCACGAAAC GACTTT attggtTTCCGGTAAAAAAAGGGAACTGCACGGAAGATATTACGGAGTTCCCAACTTCCGCGACGGATATCGTGTCCCGGAAAATTTTGTGGGAAAAGAAACttttgctataa
- the LOC124541931 gene encoding zinc finger protein OZF-like, with amino-acid sequence MSFECIKIKLEPITESPSSSNNIVNNYENSEQCNKNINNEQEIVQDLSKTEFVNIKIEPDLDVTDTRVTSTPEEDVDTSAWHSVPIKYEPPSVNVEVAIKQEPEEPEPPEEDNCNYILPDMLPPKTSNIFISDVSEEVLSLNSTIDGKYMCPICHKRFANKGNVQRHMLLHTREKLECNVCFRQFVKQGHYQKHLLTHSTEKRYKCEECGKMFRTSSNLEQHKRIHLAVKPYECETCLRQFAVKANLVKHLKSTSRCKMPNHEPIVCNVCNKVFQKEFLLKSHLRRHTTERPYVCDRCQMSFKYKSTLIRHVQLHNGVKPYSCKICRKKFTHAGLIKPHMRKHTGEKPYTCPVCNKNFAHKHNMQRHTLRHTKVKHLVCDVCNKTFPKESRLKYHMRTHTKAKPFVCDVCGKKFSHRQNIIRHYSRKHPNDTYDCTDTDASVAKDVWEKVIKSKSLEVKLEVTEVKVDPTEVGDTVGVEN; translated from the exons ATGTCCTTCgagtgtattaaaattaaactagagCCGATCACCGAGTCGCCATCCTCgtcaaataatattgtaaataattatgaaaattcggaacaatgtaacaaaaatattaataacgaaCAAGAAATAGTTCAAGATTTATCCAAGACCGAGTTTGTAAATATCAAGATTGAACCGGATCTGGACGTAAC TGATACCCGAGTTACCTCAACACCCGAAGAGGATGTCGACACGAGCGCGTGGCACAGCGTGCCGATCAAATACGAGCCGCCCAGCGTCAACGTGGAGGTCGCCATCAAGCAGGAGCCGGAGGAGCCTGAACCTCCAGAG gaagataattgtaactacattttACCGGATATGCTTCCGCCGAAAACGTCCAACATATTCATAAGCGATG TGTCGGAGGAAGTTCTCAGTCTGAACTCAACAATCGACGGCAAGTACATGTGCCCGATATGTCATAAGCGTTTCGCGAATAAGGGCAACGTGCAAAGGCACATGCTTCTGCACACGCGCGAAAAACTTGAGTGCAACGTATGTTTCCGCCAGTTCGTGAAGCAGGGCCACTACCAGAAGCACCTGCTGACACACTCGACTGAGAAGCGATACAAGTGCGAGGAGTGCGGGAAGATGTTCAGGACTTCGTCGAATCTGGAGCAGCACAAGCGGATCCACCTGGCCGTGAAGCCCTACGAGTGCGAGACCTGCTTGAGGCAGTTCGCGGTCAAAGCGAACCTCGTGAAGCATTTGAAGAGCACTAGCAGATGCAAGATGCCCAACCACGAGCCCATCGTCTGCAACGTCTGCAATAAGGTTTTCCAAAAGGAGTTTCTATTGAAGAGTCACCTCCGCAGACATACGACGGAACGGCCGTACGTCTGCGACCGTTGTCAGATGAGTTTCAAGTACAAATCGACTCTCATCCGTCACGTTCAGCTGCACAATGGCGTTAAACCGTACTCCTGTAAGATATGCAGGAAGAAGTTCACGCACGCCGGCCTGATAAAGCCCCACATGAGGAAGCACACAGGAGAGAAACCGTACACCTGCCCGGTCTGCAATAAGAACTTCGCACACAAACACAACATGCAGAGACACACACTGAGACACACAAAGGTCAAGCACCTGGTCTGTGACGTGTGCAACAAGACGTTCCCCAAGGAGAGTAGACTCAAGTACCACATGCGCACACACACAAAAGCGAAGCCCTTCGTGTGCGACGTGTGCGGGAAGAAGTTTTCGCACCGACAGAATATTATAAGGCACTACAGTCGCAAACATCCGAACGATACGTACGACTGCACAGATACAGACGCCAGCGTCGCCAAGGATGTTTGGGAGAAGGTCATTAAGTCTAAGAGCTTGGAGGTCAAGTTAGAGGTCACGGAGGTGAAGGTGGACCCGACGGAAGTCGGTGATACCGTGGGCGTGGAGAATTAG